The following DNA comes from Acetobacter oryzifermentans.
TGGAAAATTCTCAGGCTGAACTGGAAGTTTTATTTGCCCAGCCAGTTGAGGTTGATCTTTCTCATGGTGCAGATATGGCACATGTGCGGTTTGTGGAACCGCGTGATATGGAAGACAATGATCCGCGCGTAAAAGCCGCACACAAAAATGTAGAAGCTGCACAAGCTAATATGAAGCTTGCCCGCCGCTCTTTTATGCCCAATCCAGAACTGGGTATCGATGTGATTCATGAAAAACAGTATGGCAGCCCATGGGATGACCGGGTTGGTGTCAACTTCAGCATCCCACTACCAAGCGAGGCCCGGAATACACCGATTATGTCTGAGGCCAGCAACAGGCTTGCTTCTGCCAATAGTCAGGAAATACAGGCCCGGCGCATGGTACATCTGGAAATATCCCGTGTGCGGGCTCGGCTGATGGCCGCCACAGCTGCCCGGCAGACCACCCGTATAGCCGCGGCAAATATGCAAAAGCGTGCAGCGGCAGAAGAGCATGCCTGGCGGGTGGGAGAGGCAACGCTCGAAACTGTCATGCAGGCAGAACAGGCTGCCTGCAATGCGCAATTTGCCAACGCTCGAGCAGAGGTGGAGTGGCATGTCGCAACGCTGCGTATGATGATTGCCATGGGGATTACACCATGAAAGGACGCATCCTTGCGTATTTCGCTGTGTGTTTTTGTATGTCACCTCTCGCCAATGCGGAAGATCAGATACTCCCTTCGGTTGTCGCGCTAGATATGGCAGCGATAAAAAATGAAGGTATTACAGTGACCTTTGCCAAATCCGGTAAGGTTTCTCGCATTCTGCCAGTTATCAGCCGGGTTATGCCCGATACCACGCGGCTTGTGTATATTCATCCAGCCGGAAGCGGCAAAGTGCTGGACGTTTTGGTGCAGCCAGGTGCTTCGGTCCGTAAAGGACAGGTCCTGTTGCGCTATCAGGATCATTCTCTCCATGGTGCACGGCTTCAAGCCATTCAGATGCGTGCCGCGTTAACAGCTGCCATTGCCAGTAGAAATGATGCCGCAGCCGCAGTGCAGCGCGCAAAACAACTGGTTGGTCAAACTCTTTCATTGGCAGAGCTGCGCCGCAGGCAGGATATTCTGGCGCAGGCAGATGCAACCATGCGTGCCCGACAGGCAGATGTGGATACATTGGGTCATCGGTTTAATGAGGAGTTCAATTCATCTTCTGAACAAAGCAGCCGAAAACAGCAGGATGAGGTATCAACCCTGATCTCTCCGGTTGATGGTGTGGTGCAAACGCTGGGCACATCTGTCGCCGCAGACCTAACGCCAACTACAAACGTGGCAAGCGTAGCGGATCTGTCTGACGTGTGGATTGTTTCGGATATTACGCCGGAACAAGCAGCATGTCTTCAACCTGGAGGCCTACAGACCACAGAGACCAACGATGGTGCCATCACATCCCGGATTGATACAGTGGATGGCATGGCCAACCCGCAAACAGGGTTGGTGCGTGTTATCAGCCGTGTTTCCAACCCAACTGGTGTGTTGGTTCCAGGCATGGTGCTGGATGCCAGCCTGACGGAGCGTGACAGTGTAACGGGAATGGTCGTGCCGTCAGATGCCATTCAGAAAATTGATGTCCATAACGTCGTATTTGTGCAGATAGATAAAACGCATTACCGGCCTGTGGTGGTGGATGTGGTCTTGGATAATGGCATGCATGCGGTTGTAAGCTCAGGCTTGAAAGAGGGTGAGGCAGTGGTCAGCCACGGCAGTTTTGCCCTGAAATCAATCATCGGGCTGGCCGGAATGGACGCAGACTGATGGCCCGTAAATACCTGGAAGCTTTGCTGCGGGCCCGCATGCTGGTGCTGGGTGGATTGGCTCTGATATTGGCGGCAGGTATGATGGCAGTGCTGGAACTGCCAGTGGAGGCTGTGCCTGATATTTCCCCAAAACAGGTTCTTGTATCCGTTGTGGCTCCAGGCCTTGCGACCGAGGAAGTGGAAAAACTGATCACCTTTCCGGTTGAAGCCAGTATGACCGGTATTCCCGGTCTCACAGATCTGCGCTCTGTTTCCCGTGGTGGGGTTTCGGTTGTTTATGTGCAGTTTGCTGATGACACGGATATCAATCTTGACCGCACGCGTGTGAATGAGCGCATCCAGCAGGCGCGGGGTTCCATATCTGTGCCGGGTATCACCGTAAGCATGGGGCCGCTTGCAACGGGCATGGGTGAAATCATGCAGTTCCAGATCAAGGGAGCAGGGCGCTCACTTATGGAACTCAACCGGATCATGAACTGGACGGTAGTCCCGCAGATGCGGCTTGTGCCGGGTGTTGTGGATGTAAACGTCAATGGTGGCGCGGAAGAAACCTATGAGGTTGCACTGGATCCTGCCCGGCTGATTGCCAGCAACCTTTCAGTGAGTGAGGTTTATCGCGCAGTGGATGCAAACAATGCGGCATCAGGCGGTGGGTGGATCACCCATCATGCCGAACAGCAAAGTGTTGTCGGGCGTGGGTTGATCAGCAGCCTTGCGGATTTTGGCAACATTGCCGTACGCGCCAATGCCGATGGCTCCATCATACGTTTGCGAGATCTTGGGCACATTACAACTGGCGCACGCACACGCCTTGGCGCTGTTACCCGTGATGGGCAGGGTGAAATTGTAATTGGCGTGGTGATGATGGAAAGTGGCGCAAGTTCCAACGCCACATTGGCTGCCATCAATCGTGCCTTGCCAAGCATAAGGCAATCCTTACCAACGGGTGTTACGCTGGAGCCCTATTACACCCGCGCCACATTAACCGGGCAAACAATCGCGACCGTGCGCGATAACCTGCTGATGGGTGCCGTGCTGGTGATAGCGGTGCTTGTGGTTGTGATGGGAAGCTGGCAGGCCGCTCTGGTGATTGCCTCCGTTATTCCAGTAGCTCTTGTCTGCGCCATGGCCGGCATGCGGTATTTTGGCATTTCAGCCAATTTGCTTAGCCTTGGCGCAATTGATTTTGGCATGATTGTTGATGGCTCATTGGTAGTTATTGAGCATATTCTTTCAAGGCGGGAGGAGGAGCCGGAAGCCGCGTTTATGCCGCTGGTTGTCTCATCCGTTCAGCAGGTCATGCGGCCTGTGGGCTTCGCCATACTGGTCATTATTATGGTCTATCTGCCTATTCTGACCCTGCAGGGCATTGAAGGGCATATGTTCCGGCCTATGGCGCAAACGGTTATCATGGCGCTTCTAGCTTCGCTGGCTTACTGCTTCATCTGTATTCCCGTAATTGCGGCTCTGGCTTTGGCACGTGTGCGGCCAAAAGGAGATACATGGCTGATTGCTCGCCTGCGTGCTCCATATGTACATCTGACAGAGTGGGGAGAAGCACATCCGCAGCTTCTGTTTGGGGGCACGCTGGTTGTTCTAGTGTTATCGGCAGGTCTTGCAACACGTCTGGGTGGGGAGTTCATTCCCCAGCTTGATGAAGGGGCTTTGGCTGTTACCACCACCCGTCTGCCCTCAGCATCTCTGGAGACTGTACTTGCATCGGTGACAAGACAGGAACAGATTCTGCGGGGTTTTCCTGAAGTCAAAACGGTTGTCAGCAATACAGGCACATCCGCCATTCCCACAGACCCGATGGGTGTGAATGAGACTGACAGCTTCATTCTTCTCAATCCGCCATCAACATGGAAAACCGCGCGCACGCAGGCCGGACTGGTGGCTGCAATGGATGAGACACTGCGGCGAGAATTGCCAGATGCGCTGTATTCCTGGAGCCAGCCGGTGCAGATGCGCATGGATGATCTGCTCTCTGGCGTAAGAACACAGATTGCGGTTTCGATTTTTGGTGATGATCTGGCAACACTCGCTGCTCTGGGAGACAAGGTTGTAGCTGCTATTGCAAGTGTAAAGGGTGCCGCAGATGTGGCAGCGGCGGGTGATGGCAGTGTGCCGCTGGTTGTGGTGGACATTGATCGCGCACAGGCTGCCAGCCGCAACGTGGCAGTACAGGATATTCTGGATACGGTGGAAGCCATAGGCGGACATATTGGTGCGCGGCCTGTTATTGTTGGCAATGCCATTATCAGCACGCAGGTGCGCCTGAACGGCCGCCATGTGGCTTCAGCAGCAGCTATTGCTGCTTTGCCTGTTCGGCGTATGGATGGGCAGGGGAATGTCATGCTTTCACAAGTGGCGCATGTACATGAAGTTGATGGTACACCACGTATCAGTCGTGATGGCGTACGCCGCCGCATGGTGGTGCAGGCCAATGTGCGAGGGCGGGATCTTGCCTCCTTTGTGGCTGAAACGCAGCAGCGTGTGGCGCATGATGTGCATCTGCCATCGGGCTACACCATGCAATGGGATGGGCAGTTCCGTAACCTGCACTCAGCTGTGCAACGTCTGGAAATTGTTCTGCCTGTTGCTCTTGGTCTGATATTTGCATTGCTGGTTGTAACCTTTGGCGCAATCCGGCCCGCACTCTTGGTTTTTATCAATCTGCCTGTGGCTGCAACCGGCGGCATTATTATGCTGACATTACGTGGAATGCCCTTCAGTATTTCAGCAGGTATTGGATTTATTGCCCTGTTTGGGGTGGCTATTCTGAATGGCGTTGTGCTGGTGAGCGAAATAGCCGCATTGCGCGCGCGAGGTATGGCCGTGGCGCAGGCAGCTTTTGCGGGCGCAAAAGCCCGCTTCAGGCCGGTTATGGCAACAGCATTGGTAGCAAGCCTTGGCTTTTTTCCCATGGCGTTTTCTGAAAGTGCAGGCGCAGAGGTGGAGCGGCCTTTGGCCAGCGTGGTGATTGGTGGGTTGGTGACATCCACGCTGCTCACTTTGCTGGTGCTGCCATCCCTGTATGCCCGTGTCATGCGAGAGGAGGTTCAGGACTGATGCGTATCCTCATTGTGGAAGACGAGCATGATCTTGGGGCCGCCGTGCAGGAGCGTGTGCGGCAGGATGGACATGCCGTGGACTGGTTCATGACATTGGAAGATGCACGTGCAGCCGTAGCAACCGTGGATTACGACTTCATGCTGCTGGATCTTGGGCTGCCAGATGGCAATGGGCGCGATCTGCTGCGTGAGATCCGCCGTACGTCCTTTGATACCGCCATTCTGATCACAACGGCAGAAGACCAGATCAGTGACAGGATTGCAGGTTTGTCCGATGGAGCGGATGATTACATTGTCAAACCCTATGACCTGAATGAACTTGTTGCCCGGATTGCAGCTGTCGCGCGCCGGTACGTCACGCCACGCAGGCAGGCCTGCTACCAGATAGGCGAGATTGTTATTGACCGGGAAAATCGTTCCGTAATGCGTAATGAGATGGAACTTGAGTTAACAGCACGGGAATGGGCGATTATGGAACTGCTGTCTCGCAGGCCCGGACGCATTTATTCTCGCCATCAGATTGATACAGCCTTGTATGCGCTGGATCAGGATGTTGGCAGCAATACAGTTGAGGTTTTTATTAGCCGCCTGCGTAAAAAGGTTGGCAATACGGTTATCAAAACTGTTCGTGGCCGGGGCTATTGCCTGGCCGATAGAGCAGACGCATGAAAAACTGGAGCCTTGCGACCCGGATTGTCAGTGGTGTTCTGTGTGTGGTCACGCTGAGCCTTCTTGCCCTCAGTATCGCCGTTGCTGGTTTTACGCGTTACGAAATCACAGAACGTCTGGACAATTCCTTGCAGGAAGTATCCGAACGTTTGCAGACTATCATCACCATACAGCCGCATAGAGCCCAGTCAGACAACGTGGCATGGGTGCCTGATGTGGGGCCACGAACACTCGCGTATCAGGTTGTTGACCAATCTGGCCATGTTGTTCTGCGTTCTCAAAATGCACCGGTTGAACCTTTTGTGTCTGATATTCATACAGGTTTTGCCAATACCCCTTTGTTCAGGGTTTATATTGCGGCACCTACGGCCACGGCTTATCGCGTGCTTGTTGGTGAGCCCACGTTGCATCGGCGAGGGGCCACATGGCGTGCTACGGCCATAGCGGTCTTGCCGATACTGATTTTTCTGCCCGTAATTTGGGTGCTGGTGCGCCTGATCGTGCGTCGTGCCTTGCGACCTTTGAACCGTTTGCATGATGAAATGCAATCTCGTGGCAGTGGCAATTTAAGCCCTATTTCATCACTTGATTTGCCGGTTGAACTGGTTTCCATCCAGCATGCCGTAAACACGCTTCTATCCCGCCTGAAAACAGCACTTTCTACTGAACGCGCTTTTGCAGCAAGTGCAGCGCATGAATTGCGTAACCCACTTGGGGCCCTTCTTGCGCAGGTGCAGATGCTGGGGCGTATGCTGCCTGAAGGATCTTCGGCTAATAAGCGGGTGGAAATTATAGCAGATCGTACCCAGAGATTGGCCCGAACGGTTGAAAAACTTCTACAGTTTTCACGTGCATCTTCTGGCGTTGCTTTTCGGCGAGATCGTTTTGATCTGCTGGCCGTATTATATGTGCTGGTTGATGATCTGGGGCATCTACCACGTGATGGCCGGAGTATTGATTTAAAAGCCAAGGGTATTGGACATATTTTTGTTTATGGAGATATGGACGCAACCGGTATTCTGTTGCGCAATCTGCTTGAAAATGCCCTCTTGCATGGCACTTCCGATATGCCAGTAAAGGTTGAGGTAAAACCTGAGGGCTGTATTGACGTTATTAATGATTGTCCTGCCTTGGCCCCGGATACATTGGCCCAACTGACAAGCCCATTTGTGCGTGGCGGCAGTTCCAGCAATGGCAGCGGCCTTGGTTTAGCAATCGCCAGTAATATTGCCAGGCAGATGGATGCGCGCTTGCAATTACAATCACCTCTTACTGGTTCTGCGCGGGGATTAAGTGTTTCCCTATGTTTCCCTAACCCAGAAATCATATTGCTGTCTGAAGAAACCTGACAGTAACGCGTTCAGGTTTGCGTCATGTTGGTGGTGTATTGTGTTCTTGATGAAATATGGAAAATAATATCTTGAACAGCCAGAAAGAAACTCATGCAACATCCCGTTTGGGATGGCTTCGGGCTGCTGTGTTGGGCGCGAATGATGGTATTCTGTCAACATCCAGCCTTATTATGGGTGTTGCCAGCGCACATGCTAGTCGGGAAAATATTTTGCTGGCTGGAATATCAAGCCTGGTGGCCGGAGCCATGTCTATGGCTGCAGGAGAGTATGTTTCTGTCAGTTCGCAGGCAGATTCAGAAAAAGCTGATCTTGCTCGTGAAAAGCAGGAGCTCGGTAGCAGTTGGGATACCGAAGTTGGCGAACTGGCTGATATATATCGCCAGCGTGGGCTGGATGATGCTCTGGCCTGCACGGTTGCACAGCAGCTCATGCAACATGACGCATTGGGGGCACATGCCCGTGATGAATTGGGTATTTCCGATGCAACATCTGCACGACCAATACAAGCGGCCTGTGCATCGGCTGGGGCATTTTCGTCTGGTGCAATACTCCCGGTGTTGGCTGCATTACTCTCATCTTCATCTATTGTATCATGGGCTGTGTCTGCAGTCTCACTCATAAGCTTGGCGTTACTTGGAGTTGTGGGAGCCCGTGCAGGTGGTGCTGCACCTTTGCGGCCTACCTTGCGTGTCATATTTTGGGGTATTGTCGCTATGGTGGGAACAACTTTTGTTGGGAAAATATTTGGTGGTTCGTAAATAAATTATCATTTGCCCGTTCAGAGATGACATGATGATAAATATATCTTGTAAAGTGGACATAAATATCTCAGTTCCTTGGATTTTATTTTAGATGATAGTGAGCGCGATTGAACCGCGAACGTCTAAAGTCATCGGTATGACTGACGTTCTTTCCCGTCCATTCCTGCCGCCTAAGAGATGGCAGGAGTTCGAAAGTCTCACCTTCGATCTCTTCAGCCGCATCAAGAAGTGATTATGCCACGTTGCTTCAAAAGCAGGCTTCATAAAGAGATGGAGCATGCTGTTAAAATGTTTTGACATCGTATCGTTGTATGTGCGAATGAAAGGAAGCACATTTCTCATTACTTCGTTTGCCAATGGCGGTGAATGATAGGGAAATGACGGCATCGGTCACGACGATACCCGGACGGCCAACGACGGTCTCCGTGCCTGAAAAAGGCGTTTCCGTTCATGTTAATGACGGAGACTGGATGCGATGACGTGGACAAAGGATTTCTTAAAGCAGGTAATCCGCGCACTTTGCTTGCGGCCTTTCTTTACTTCGATGTCTCCTTCATAGTGTGGGTTCTTCTGGGACCGCTGGGTATTTCGATCGCACATGATCTGCATCTGAATGCTGGCCAAAAAGGACTGCTGGTGGCCACGCCTGTTTTGGCTGGTGCCTTATTACGTGTGGTTGCTGGTGCGCTGGTTGATCATTTTGGGCCGCGCCGTGTGGCAATTGGTGCACAGATATTTGTTATCGCGGGGCTGTTTGTTACATGGCTTGTAGCTCCACACAGCTACGCAGCGCTGTTTGGTGTAGCGCTGGTGCTAGGCGTGGCAGGTGCATCATTTGCTGTTGCTCTTCCCCTTGCTTCTGCCTGGTATCCACCACAATATCAGGGAACTGCGCTAGGGATTGCCGGAGCTGGTAATTCTGGCACTGCGCTTGCTTCCTTGTTTGCTCCCGGCCTGGCTGCACTTTACGGCTGGGTTAATGTTCTGGGGTTGGCAACTCTGCCATTGATGGCTGTGTTGATTGTCTTTTGCTTTTTAGCCAGTGAACCACCAGAACGTCGGGTTGGTGGCGGATTGACAACGTGGCTGCCTGTTTTGCGCAATGCCGATTGTTGGGCGCTTATGTTCTTCTACGGTGTTACGTTCGGTGGCTTTGTCGGGCTGGCTTCATTTCTGACAATTTATTTTAACGATCAATATGGTCTGTCTCCCGCTATTGCGGGTACTTGCACAGCTTTGGTTGTGTTTGTTGGTTCATTCGTGCGCCCCTTGGGAGGGGCCATGGCAGACCGTATTGGCGGTGAACGCGCGCTGAGCATTTTATATACGCTTGCTGCGGGCATTTTTGCCGTGATCGGGGTCGGGCTTCCTACAATCTGGCTTGCTTTTCCGGCCTTTTTTCTTGGCATGCTTGTGCTGGGTTTGGGAAACGGCGCCGTGTTCCAGCTTGTGCCTACGCGTTTTCCAACGCGTGTAGGCATTCTTACCGGTCTGGTGGGTATGAGCGGTGGTGTTGGTGGGTTCTATCTTGCGTCATCCCTTGGCGCAGCCCGGCAGATGACGGGCTCTTATGGCCCAGGGTTTTTGTGCTTTGCTGTTATTGCGCTGGCTGCACTTGCATGTGTCAGTTTTTGCCGTCGGCGCTGGATGGCCAAAAGCAACGGAATTCCGACGGGAGCAAATGCTCCTGGTGCCCTGTAATCCTTCCCTTCCTACCAGAGCCGGAATACTGCTGTGACCCGTATTTTCTTTTCGTCCCATTCGGCCTCTTTTTCTACCGCATCGGTGGCTATGCTGGCAGGATTGTGCCTGCACCAGACAGCTTGGGCAGATAATGCTCAGCCTGCAAACAAGCAGACAACGAATGCGCAGGTTCTTGCCAAAAGCACCATCATGCCTGCGCTCAAACAGAAAGCGCCTTATTCCAATTCAACACCACATAGTCCAGATTGGGGAGTATTTAATACAGGTAAAGGTGTAGCCTCCGGTTTTGGCATCATAGGGGGGCCTGGGCAGCCCCGTTGGGCGGAAGACTGGAGTGACTTGGCAACCATGTCCCCAGCAAAAAGGCGTGCAGACTGGTTTAACCGTCTGAAATACATTCCGCTGACAGATAATGGTGATATCTGGCTATCGATCAACGGAGAAGAACGCTTACGCTATATTTTTGAAAACCAGCCCATGATGGGCACTGCCGGCAAAACCAATGCAAACCGTGTTCTACTCCGTAACCAGTATGGTGCAGATCTGCATATTGGTGAACATATTCGTGCATATGCCGAATTTCTTTGGGGCGTGGCTGGTGGTTCCAATTATTACGGCTATCAAACTGGTGTTCAGCGCGAACGGTTGGATCTTCAACAAGGCATTTTGGAAGTTAAAGGCAACCTGCTGGGCGCAAAAATGGGAGCAATAGGGGGCAGGCAAGTTTTTCTTGATGCTCCTTTGTCCATGCAGTCGTCACGAGATCTGACGAATGCCCAGCAAACATGGGATGGATTTCGTGGATATGCGGTTTGGAAATCATTCCGCATGGATCTGTTTGATTTCATGCAAACAAACAAGTTGCCTCGTAACGTTTTTGCGAATGGTACAAATTATAATGCCCGCATGTATGGCATTTATACATCCACAGCACTGCCCAACTTTACCGTTATGGGGCAAAAAAGCCAGATTTTTGCAGATGTTTTTTTCATAGGGTATCTATTTAACGGTACACCTGCGGCTATTTCCACAACAACGGGCACACAAAGTGGTTCAACCCGGCGCGATAATGTTGGTTCACGTATCTGGGGCAATGTTGGGCCATTTAATGTGAGCCTGACAGGGGTGTTTCAGGGGGGAGAGTTTCGCCCGGCAGCCAGTCAGGGGGCAACACGTGCAGTTCGTGCCTGTGCGGTTAATGGTGTATTTGGTTGGACAGCAAAAAATCTGAAATCTGCACCGTCTTTTTCATTGCAGGCAGACATGTTTTCTGGCGGGTCCTATCATAGCAAGGATGGTGCTGTTGGAACATTTGCGACCCCATATTTTCCTTTCCCTTATTATAATGATGTCACGCTTGCCCTGACATCTCAGAACCTGATTGGTGTCGGGCCGGTCATTACGGCCACGCCTGTTCCTCATCTGCTTCTCAAATTGCATGTGCCGGTCTTCTGGCGGGAAAGTACGCAGGATGCTGTTTATGGAACTGGCAAAATATACTCATGGCGCAACAATCTTTCTGGTGGGTTTATTGGGGCCACACCACAAACACAGATTGCATGGAACTTTGCGCCACATTGGACCTGGACACATGATATCGCCGGATTTGTGGCCTCGAATGGCATGAGACAAGCCGGGGCAAAAGATGGCGCTTTTTATATGCAAACCATGGAATTCAAATTCTGATGCCAAGCCTTACAATAGGAGAGACGGTCATGATCACTACAGAAAACATTGTCATTATCGGTAACGGCATGGTGGGGCATTACTGTGCTGAACAGCTTGTTACGCATGGTTTGCATAAAACACACGCTATCCATATTTTTGGTGATGAACTTCACGATGCCTATGATCGTGTGCATCTCACTGATTATATGAGTGGGCAAGATGCATTGGCATTGCGCCTGCATAAAGACGACTTTCATACACATCATGGCCTGACACTCCATCGTGGTGTGAGGGTGGAACATATTGATCGTGATGCCAAAACGGTTGAAAGCATCGAGGGCGTTCTACCTTATGGCACGCTTATTCTTGCCACCGGCTCTACGCCATTTGTGCCGCCCATACCCGGTAACACCGGTACAGCCGGGCTGGTTTATCGGACACTTGATGATCTTGACATGATCCGGGCAGCAGCCAATGGCGCTACACATGGTGTGGTTATTGGCGGCGGCCTGCTTGGGCTGGAAGCCGCAAATGCATTGGCTGGGCTAGGTTTGTCCACCGCTGTGGTGGAGTTTGCACCACGCCTTATGCCGGTGCAACTTGATGAAGATGGCGGACAGGCATTGAAACAGCGGATTGAAGCCCTTGGGATCAATGTCCTCACCGCACATGCCACGCAGGAAATTGTTGCAGGAGAAAACTACAGGCATAGGCTTGTTTTTGCCGATGGAACGTTTCTGGAAACGGATCTGGTCGTTTTTTCTGCCGGCATTCGTCCTCAGGACCGTTTGGCACGTGAATGTGGGCTGGCTATCGGGTCACGTGGCGGGGTTGTAATTGATGATACATGCCGTACTTCTGACGCAGCCATTTTTGCTATTGGGGAATGTGCCTGCTGGAATGGGCAGGTTTTTGGGCTGGTTGCCCCAGGTTATACAATGGCCCGTACGGTGGCATCCATACTGGCAGGGGAGCAGGTGGCCTTTGCCGGAGCGGATATGTCCACAAAGCTCAAGCTTCTGGGGGTTGATGTTGGCTCTATTGGAGATGCACACGGTCGTACACCGGGGTGCCGCAGTTACAGATTTATTGGAGAAATAGACGGTTCCTATCGCCGCCTTGTGTTGTCTGAAGATGGGCATCATGTGCTTGGTGCCGTGCTTGTGGGAGACAATGCCTATTATGATACCATTCTCCAATG
Coding sequences within:
- a CDS encoding TolC family protein; this encodes MREILLLSIVTFSFGIFSANAQNMPEKIDFHRAVNMAWAVDPVRTELQVGHHSAKARSSAAGSWFAGGPTLSGEYMDDHAIGSNEGYTTYQGGVSVPLWLPGQGSATRQVASAEAASLDEQLNVEYLSLSIRVLDGAAKAQIAQERLKAAHQLYEYASRINSLIAHSAHVGESSSSESQIAQSEMENARNEQALAQEYLENSQAELEVLFAQPVEVDLSHGADMAHVRFVEPRDMEDNDPRVKAAHKNVEAAQANMKLARRSFMPNPELGIDVIHEKQYGSPWDDRVGVNFSIPLPSEARNTPIMSEASNRLASANSQEIQARRMVHLEISRVRARLMAATAARQTTRIAAANMQKRAAAEEHAWRVGEATLETVMQAEQAACNAQFANARAEVEWHVATLRMMIAMGITP
- a CDS encoding efflux RND transporter periplasmic adaptor subunit, producing MKGRILAYFAVCFCMSPLANAEDQILPSVVALDMAAIKNEGITVTFAKSGKVSRILPVISRVMPDTTRLVYIHPAGSGKVLDVLVQPGASVRKGQVLLRYQDHSLHGARLQAIQMRAALTAAIASRNDAAAAVQRAKQLVGQTLSLAELRRRQDILAQADATMRARQADVDTLGHRFNEEFNSSSEQSSRKQQDEVSTLISPVDGVVQTLGTSVAADLTPTTNVASVADLSDVWIVSDITPEQAACLQPGGLQTTETNDGAITSRIDTVDGMANPQTGLVRVISRVSNPTGVLVPGMVLDASLTERDSVTGMVVPSDAIQKIDVHNVVFVQIDKTHYRPVVVDVVLDNGMHAVVSSGLKEGEAVVSHGSFALKSIIGLAGMDAD
- a CDS encoding efflux RND transporter permease subunit, which codes for MARKYLEALLRARMLVLGGLALILAAGMMAVLELPVEAVPDISPKQVLVSVVAPGLATEEVEKLITFPVEASMTGIPGLTDLRSVSRGGVSVVYVQFADDTDINLDRTRVNERIQQARGSISVPGITVSMGPLATGMGEIMQFQIKGAGRSLMELNRIMNWTVVPQMRLVPGVVDVNVNGGAEETYEVALDPARLIASNLSVSEVYRAVDANNAASGGGWITHHAEQQSVVGRGLISSLADFGNIAVRANADGSIIRLRDLGHITTGARTRLGAVTRDGQGEIVIGVVMMESGASSNATLAAINRALPSIRQSLPTGVTLEPYYTRATLTGQTIATVRDNLLMGAVLVIAVLVVVMGSWQAALVIASVIPVALVCAMAGMRYFGISANLLSLGAIDFGMIVDGSLVVIEHILSRREEEPEAAFMPLVVSSVQQVMRPVGFAILVIIMVYLPILTLQGIEGHMFRPMAQTVIMALLASLAYCFICIPVIAALALARVRPKGDTWLIARLRAPYVHLTEWGEAHPQLLFGGTLVVLVLSAGLATRLGGEFIPQLDEGALAVTTTRLPSASLETVLASVTRQEQILRGFPEVKTVVSNTGTSAIPTDPMGVNETDSFILLNPPSTWKTARTQAGLVAAMDETLRRELPDALYSWSQPVQMRMDDLLSGVRTQIAVSIFGDDLATLAALGDKVVAAIASVKGAADVAAAGDGSVPLVVVDIDRAQAASRNVAVQDILDTVEAIGGHIGARPVIVGNAIISTQVRLNGRHVASAAAIAALPVRRMDGQGNVMLSQVAHVHEVDGTPRISRDGVRRRMVVQANVRGRDLASFVAETQQRVAHDVHLPSGYTMQWDGQFRNLHSAVQRLEIVLPVALGLIFALLVVTFGAIRPALLVFINLPVAATGGIIMLTLRGMPFSISAGIGFIALFGVAILNGVVLVSEIAALRARGMAVAQAAFAGAKARFRPVMATALVASLGFFPMAFSESAGAEVERPLASVVIGGLVTSTLLTLLVLPSLYARVMREEVQD
- a CDS encoding response regulator transcription factor — its product is MRILIVEDEHDLGAAVQERVRQDGHAVDWFMTLEDARAAVATVDYDFMLLDLGLPDGNGRDLLREIRRTSFDTAILITTAEDQISDRIAGLSDGADDYIVKPYDLNELVARIAAVARRYVTPRRQACYQIGEIVIDRENRSVMRNEMELELTAREWAIMELLSRRPGRIYSRHQIDTALYALDQDVGSNTVEVFISRLRKKVGNTVIKTVRGRGYCLADRADA
- a CDS encoding sensor histidine kinase, with the translated sequence MKNWSLATRIVSGVLCVVTLSLLALSIAVAGFTRYEITERLDNSLQEVSERLQTIITIQPHRAQSDNVAWVPDVGPRTLAYQVVDQSGHVVLRSQNAPVEPFVSDIHTGFANTPLFRVYIAAPTATAYRVLVGEPTLHRRGATWRATAIAVLPILIFLPVIWVLVRLIVRRALRPLNRLHDEMQSRGSGNLSPISSLDLPVELVSIQHAVNTLLSRLKTALSTERAFAASAAHELRNPLGALLAQVQMLGRMLPEGSSANKRVEIIADRTQRLARTVEKLLQFSRASSGVAFRRDRFDLLAVLYVLVDDLGHLPRDGRSIDLKAKGIGHIFVYGDMDATGILLRNLLENALLHGTSDMPVKVEVKPEGCIDVINDCPALAPDTLAQLTSPFVRGGSSSNGSGLGLAIASNIARQMDARLQLQSPLTGSARGLSVSLCFPNPEIILLSEET
- a CDS encoding VIT1/CCC1 transporter family protein is translated as MENNILNSQKETHATSRLGWLRAAVLGANDGILSTSSLIMGVASAHASRENILLAGISSLVAGAMSMAAGEYVSVSSQADSEKADLAREKQELGSSWDTEVGELADIYRQRGLDDALACTVAQQLMQHDALGAHARDELGISDATSARPIQAACASAGAFSSGAILPVLAALLSSSSIVSWAVSAVSLISLALLGVVGARAGGAAPLRPTLRVIFWGIVAMVGTTFVGKIFGGS
- a CDS encoding nitrate/nitrite transporter, whose protein sequence is MDKGFLKAGNPRTLLAAFLYFDVSFIVWVLLGPLGISIAHDLHLNAGQKGLLVATPVLAGALLRVVAGALVDHFGPRRVAIGAQIFVIAGLFVTWLVAPHSYAALFGVALVLGVAGASFAVALPLASAWYPPQYQGTALGIAGAGNSGTALASLFAPGLAALYGWVNVLGLATLPLMAVLIVFCFLASEPPERRVGGGLTTWLPVLRNADCWALMFFYGVTFGGFVGLASFLTIYFNDQYGLSPAIAGTCTALVVFVGSFVRPLGGAMADRIGGERALSILYTLAAGIFAVIGVGLPTIWLAFPAFFLGMLVLGLGNGAVFQLVPTRFPTRVGILTGLVGMSGGVGGFYLASSLGAARQMTGSYGPGFLCFAVIALAALACVSFCRRRWMAKSNGIPTGANAPGAL